A segment of the Sphingobacterium oryzagri genome:
GCGCACCGTAACGGAAATTATTGAAGAAAAAGCACCCGTTGTCGAGAAAGCAAGTATCGACGAACATTACCTCGACATCACCGGCATGGATAAATTTTTTGGGGCCTACCAATGGACCGAAGAGTTGTCTACGGCAATCACTAAACACAGCGGCCTGCCCATCAGCTTTGCCCTCTCTGTCAATAAAACGGTCGCCAAGATCGGCACCGGAGAAGCCAAGCCCAAAGGAAAAAAAGAAATACAGCAACTGAGCGTCCGCTCCTTCCTCAATCCGCTTTCCATCAAGAAAATTCCCATGCTGGGCGATGCCACCTTTCAGCTGCTGTCACGCATCGGCATCCGGCAGATTTACACCTTAGCCGATATGCCTGTAGAAGTCTTACAACAGATGATCGGCAAGAACGGTAGAGAGATATGGAAGAAGGCGAACGGCATTGACCACTCCCCTGTGGAGCCTTATTCTGAGCGTAAATCCATCTCAACCGAGCATACCTTCGGTATGGATACGATTGATATCCCTAAACTTCGCGGACTGATTACAGGCATGGTCGAGAAACTGGCTTATCAGCTGCGTGCCGAGCAGTGGCTTACCTCTACTGTCGTAATCAAAATTCGCTACGCCAACTTCGACACCGAGACCAGGCAATGCCGCGTTTCCTATACCTCGGCAGATCACACCCTTTCTCAAACCGTCATGGACCTGTTCGACAAATTGTACAACCGCCGGATGCGCATTCGCTTGATTGGTGTGCGGTTTACCAATCTGGTGCGTGGCAGCCTACAGATCAATATTTTCGAAGACACGCAAGAAATGGTTTCGCTCTATCAGGCGATGGACAAGATCAAAAATCGCTTTGGAGCGGATAAAGTAGGCCGTGCATCCGGCTTCCGATTTGCAGCTAAGGAAGATCAATAATCATGTACCTCAACTGCCACTCCTACCATAGCCTGCGCTATGGCACCCTAGCGATAGACACGCTGGTCAAGCAGGCGCGTGCTATGCACATCACTGCCCTGGCTCTTACGGATATCAACACCGTAACGGGTATCTACGATTTCACGAAGGCTTGCCTGGCCGAAGCGATCAAGCCGATCGTCGGGATGGAAATTCGCGAAGATAATAAGCTGCTTTACATAACCCTTGCTAAGCATCAATCTGGCATCGGCGAAATCTGCCGGCTGTTGACCGACCGCAATGTCGACGAAACTCCTTTGCCAACCATTGCTCCGCAATTTGCAGAAGTCATCACAATTTATCCACTATCCAATGTTCCTGAGCAGCTTAAAGAAAATGAATATGTAGGCGTTCGCCCGGAGCAGGTAAGCTGGCTTATTCGCGAGCCGTGGAAACCTTATATCTCGCGTATGGTGATCCTAAGTCCGGTTACCGTATCCAGCAAAACTGAACACAACCTGCACCGCATCCTACGTGCAATCGATTTAAATGTGATCTTATCCAAACTTGGCGACGGTGATACCTGCGCAGTGGAGGAAACGTTGACTCCGCTCGATAAGCTACTCGACCACTACAGCAGTTATCCGCAAATCATTGCCAATACGCGCAAGGTGATCGAAAGCTGTCATTTTGAATTTGATTTTCACACACCACGCAATCGGAAGCATTACACCGAAAACCGACAAGGCGATATCAAACTACTCCGTAGTCTGGCTTATGCTGGCTTGAAAAAACGCTATGGCGACAACCATTCCACAGCGCGGGCACGCGTGGAAAAGGAGCTGAAAGTAATAGATGAACTTGGCTTTAGTGGTTATTTTCTCATCACCTGGGATATCATACGGTATAGCAACAGCATGGGTTTTATGCACATCGGCCGGGGTAGTGGCGCCAACAGGATTATTGCCTATTGCCTGGGCATAACCGATATCTGTCCGCTTGAGCTTGATCTCTATTTTGAGCGTTTCCTCAACCTAAACCGCAAGACGCCGCCCGACTTTGATATCGACTGGAGCTGGCAGGAGCGCGATACGATCCTGCAATATATTTTCGATCGCTATGGAAAAGATCATGTCGCCTTTTGCGGCACCAACGTCGAATTTAAGTACCGCTCCATTTTTCGCGAAGTCGGTAAAGTATTTGGCTTACCTAAAGAAGAGCTCGACGCTTTGGCCACGCGGTCGGCGGAGCGCGATGACGACAGCCAAGTTGTTCGTCTGGTCATGAAGTACGGAAAGATGCTCGAGAAATACCCCAACCAACGAAGCATGCACTCCTGCGGTATCTTGATCTCCGAGGATCCGATCACCAACTTCACGGCACTCGAGATGCCGTCAAAGGGATTTCCCATCGTGCAATTTGATATGCATATCGCCGAAGATATTGGCTTTGAGAAATTCGATATTTTATCGCAGCGCGGTATAGGCAGTATCAACGATACCGTCAAGCTCATCAAGAGAAACAAACAGCTCCATGTCGATATCCGCGATACCACGATCTCCAAGAATGAAGCACGTTGTAACGAGATGCTTAGCCGTGGTCAAACGATCGGTTGTTTTTATATCGAATCACCAGCTATGCGCGGGCTGCTCCGCAGGCTAAAATGTGAGGATTACAAAACCCTGGTTGCCGCCTCATCGATCATTCGCCCAGGCGTGGCACAATCTGGAATGATGAAAGAATACATCTTTCGGCACAACTACCCCGATCAGTTTGAATATTTTCATGAGGTCTTCGAGGAACACCTGGGCGATACCTACGGTATCATGGTCTATCAGGAAGACGTCATCAAGATCGCGATGCACTTTGGAGGCCTTTCCGCTGCCGATGGCGATGTACTGCGTCGCGCCATGAGTGGCAAGGGGCGATCACTCTCCGCACTCCAAAAAGTCAAAGACAACTTCTTTTCCTCCTGTGCCGACCAAGGGCATCCCGAAGAACTAAGCCGCGAAGTCTACCGGCAGATAGAATCTTTTGCCGGCTATTCCTTTTGTAAGGCACACTCCGCATCCTATGCCGTAGAAAGCTATCAGAGCCTGTACTTGAAAAGCTACTACCCTATCGAGTTTATGGTAGCGGTCATCAATAATCAGGGCGGCTTCTATCGCACGGAAGTCTACGTGCACGAAGCACGCATGTCTGGCGCAAACATTCTCACGCCTTGCGTCAACAAAAGCGAATATGAAACCGCACTTTACGGTAGCGATATTTATCTGGGCTTAATGCACTTACATGGCCTGGAAGCTAAGATTGCAAGCTTAATACCAGAAGAACGACGAAAACATGGTGACTTTACCTCCATTGAAGACTTTGTACGTCGCATACCCATCGGGTTAGAAAATCTACAGACATTGGTTTTCATTGGTGCATTCCGTTTTACCGGGAAATGCAAGAGCGAGCTATTGGTACATTCAAGATTATTGCTAATTAACTTTAAACCCGAAGACCGAAACGGCCTGCTGATCAACGAGCCGGCAAAAACATATAAAATGCCGACCATTGAGCGATCAATTTACGAAGACGCGTTTGATGAAATTGAACTACTAAGCTTTCCGGTATCATGTTCACCTTTCGACCTCCTGCAAACCAAATACCGCGGTCACGTCATGGCTAAAGATCTAAATCAACAACACAAGCGACAGGTCAAAATGCTGGCTTACCTTATTTCTCGCAAGCACGTGCCGACCAAACGCGGCACCATGTTTTTCGGCACCTGGATCGATGCCAACGGGGATTATTTCGATACCGCACATTTTCCGAATAGTCTCGAGCACTCTCCTTTTCTCGGAGGCGGTTGTTATCTTCTACTAGGCACCGTTGAAGTCGACTACCATTTCCCGACGATTACTGTTACTAAGATGGCCAAGATGCCTTTTATTCCCGACCCACGCTATTCTCACGAGAAAAGCAAAGCCTACCATGCCCATCGACAGATCAAGGAAGATGTGAGTATGACGAATCGTAAGCCTTATCCGCTGGAACATGAGATTGGCTTGCCAAGAAAAAAAATATCGATTTAAAACACGACCGATAAAAATTAAATGAGAAAAAATTATTCATATTGTTAAGACCATATACGGAAAATTAAGACGACGAAAATATCTTTGTATAATTTACTACCTTTGTTAAAGGAAACCACCTCATGCAAAAATACACAAGTGCACATTTCTCAAGCATATTCGATCAATCAATTGAAGGCATATGTATTATAAATCCGGATAATGAGCTGATCTACTATTGCAACGCTTCGTTCAAAAAGCAATTGAATAAATCGGATCATAATTTAATCGGACAAAACTATGTAAGCGCACTGGGCTGTAAATGGCGGGTCAGTCCGTTGCTTCTTCAAGAAAT
Coding sequences within it:
- the dinB gene encoding DNA polymerase IV yields the protein MERAIVHMDLDTFFVSCERLNNSKLSGMPVIIGGGERGVVASCSYEARYFGVRSAMPIKMALRLCPEAKVIKGDMEMYSRLSRTVTEIIEEKAPVVEKASIDEHYLDITGMDKFFGAYQWTEELSTAITKHSGLPISFALSVNKTVAKIGTGEAKPKGKKEIQQLSVRSFLNPLSIKKIPMLGDATFQLLSRIGIRQIYTLADMPVEVLQQMIGKNGREIWKKANGIDHSPVEPYSERKSISTEHTFGMDTIDIPKLRGLITGMVEKLAYQLRAEQWLTSTVVIKIRYANFDTETRQCRVSYTSADHTLSQTVMDLFDKLYNRRMRIRLIGVRFTNLVRGSLQINIFEDTQEMVSLYQAMDKIKNRFGADKVGRASGFRFAAKEDQ
- a CDS encoding DNA polymerase III subunit alpha codes for the protein MYLNCHSYHSLRYGTLAIDTLVKQARAMHITALALTDINTVTGIYDFTKACLAEAIKPIVGMEIREDNKLLYITLAKHQSGIGEICRLLTDRNVDETPLPTIAPQFAEVITIYPLSNVPEQLKENEYVGVRPEQVSWLIREPWKPYISRMVILSPVTVSSKTEHNLHRILRAIDLNVILSKLGDGDTCAVEETLTPLDKLLDHYSSYPQIIANTRKVIESCHFEFDFHTPRNRKHYTENRQGDIKLLRSLAYAGLKKRYGDNHSTARARVEKELKVIDELGFSGYFLITWDIIRYSNSMGFMHIGRGSGANRIIAYCLGITDICPLELDLYFERFLNLNRKTPPDFDIDWSWQERDTILQYIFDRYGKDHVAFCGTNVEFKYRSIFREVGKVFGLPKEELDALATRSAERDDDSQVVRLVMKYGKMLEKYPNQRSMHSCGILISEDPITNFTALEMPSKGFPIVQFDMHIAEDIGFEKFDILSQRGIGSINDTVKLIKRNKQLHVDIRDTTISKNEARCNEMLSRGQTIGCFYIESPAMRGLLRRLKCEDYKTLVAASSIIRPGVAQSGMMKEYIFRHNYPDQFEYFHEVFEEHLGDTYGIMVYQEDVIKIAMHFGGLSAADGDVLRRAMSGKGRSLSALQKVKDNFFSSCADQGHPEELSREVYRQIESFAGYSFCKAHSASYAVESYQSLYLKSYYPIEFMVAVINNQGGFYRTEVYVHEARMSGANILTPCVNKSEYETALYGSDIYLGLMHLHGLEAKIASLIPEERRKHGDFTSIEDFVRRIPIGLENLQTLVFIGAFRFTGKCKSELLVHSRLLLINFKPEDRNGLLINEPAKTYKMPTIERSIYEDAFDEIELLSFPVSCSPFDLLQTKYRGHVMAKDLNQQHKRQVKMLAYLISRKHVPTKRGTMFFGTWIDANGDYFDTAHFPNSLEHSPFLGGGCYLLLGTVEVDYHFPTITVTKMAKMPFIPDPRYSHEKSKAYHAHRQIKEDVSMTNRKPYPLEHEIGLPRKKISI